A region from the Flavobacteriales bacterium genome encodes:
- a CDS encoding transcriptional regulator, translated as MAFAPLDPVLHNQLRLAVVSLLVGVDSAEFNFILERTGATKGNLSVQISKLKGAGYVSVSKSFRDNYPLTTCKLTAKGLRAFEHYVRAIKGYLGN; from the coding sequence ATGGCCTTCGCACCGCTTGACCCCGTCCTGCACAACCAGTTGCGGCTCGCCGTGGTGAGCCTGCTGGTGGGTGTGGACAGTGCGGAATTCAACTTCATCCTGGAACGGACCGGCGCCACCAAGGGCAACCTCAGTGTGCAGATCTCAAAGCTGAAGGGGGCTGGCTATGTATCGGTGTCGAAGAGCTTCCGCGACAACTATCCGCTGACGACCTGCAAGCTCACAGCAAAGGGCCTGCGCGCATTCGAGCACTACGTGCGCGCGATCAAAGGCTACCTGGGGAACTGA
- a CDS encoding DUF2306 domain-containing protein, with protein MIEIRSYTWLSWLHIAAAVLAMVLGLLVLMRRKGTRSHRQLGYGYVASMTLLNLSAFGMYRLFGVFGPFHIAAVVSTLTLAAGMRAVLKRPRTQRTTELHLVFMYWSVIGLYAAFFSELMVRVRVNAAFLILVSCATGGTVLLGALMQRRLITKWVAELAPADHASPRPPEERSSISATGP; from the coding sequence ATGATCGAGATCCGCTCCTATACCTGGTTGAGCTGGCTGCACATTGCTGCGGCCGTGTTGGCCATGGTGCTCGGCCTGTTGGTGCTGATGCGCAGGAAAGGCACGCGATCGCACCGGCAGCTGGGTTATGGCTACGTCGCTTCCATGACCTTGCTCAACCTCTCGGCGTTCGGCATGTACCGGTTGTTCGGCGTGTTCGGTCCGTTCCACATCGCCGCGGTGGTGAGCACGCTCACGCTGGCAGCGGGCATGCGGGCCGTGCTGAAGCGCCCGCGCACACAGCGCACCACAGAGCTGCACCTGGTCTTCATGTACTGGTCGGTCATCGGACTGTACGCAGCGTTCTTCTCCGAACTCATGGTGCGCGTGCGTGTCAACGCGGCCTTCCTCATCCTGGTCTCGTGCGCCACCGGCGGCACGGTCTTGCTAGGAGCGCTCATGCAACGGCGGCTGATCACCAAGTGGGTCGCTGAGCTCGCACCAGCGGACCACGCAAGCCCTCGTCCGCCCGAGGAGCGTTCGTCGATCAGCGCAACGGGTCCATAG
- a CDS encoding peptidoglycan DD-metalloendopeptidase family protein, protein MKTWHWWTLGIGSASVATTVALTTDLAPRVEYVPETTTAVVEDTIPAVPSAYGIPLSGFVLERSTVKNGSTFGDLLGKHGLGATAVDSLVKLASNAFDVRKMRAGHPYAFIFTDDAARTPKYFVYEESPVQHIVFALDGLGVDVHLRPIKTEERSVACTVTGALWNDLQKCGADPALAMKLAEVFAWTVDFYRIQKDEKFTIVYNERSVDGERYGEPEVVGVRYTTTDGSKEAILFAADSSNSFFDKDGNSLRKAFLKAPLKYSRMSSGFSQRRFHPVQKRFKPHLGTDYAAPYGTPILSVGDGTVEKTGYTAGNGNFVKIRHNGTYSTQYLHMRKILVRQGQHVQQGDVIGEVGSTGLASGPHVCFRFWKNGEQVDHRKEELPKAEPVANEDRPRFNAVRDEMLAKLDEAERAASGRKPVEF, encoded by the coding sequence GGCCACCACCGTGGCCCTTACCACCGATCTGGCGCCGCGTGTGGAGTACGTGCCCGAGACCACGACCGCAGTGGTGGAAGACACCATCCCTGCCGTGCCGAGCGCATATGGTATCCCGTTGAGCGGCTTCGTGCTCGAACGTAGCACGGTGAAGAACGGCAGCACCTTCGGTGATCTACTGGGGAAGCATGGGCTGGGTGCCACAGCGGTCGACAGTCTGGTGAAGCTGGCGTCCAATGCATTCGACGTGCGGAAGATGCGCGCTGGCCATCCCTATGCCTTCATCTTCACCGATGACGCGGCCCGCACACCGAAGTACTTCGTGTACGAGGAAAGTCCGGTGCAGCACATCGTGTTCGCGTTGGATGGACTGGGCGTTGATGTGCACCTGCGGCCCATCAAGACCGAAGAGCGCAGCGTGGCGTGCACCGTGACCGGGGCGCTGTGGAACGACCTGCAGAAGTGCGGCGCCGATCCCGCCCTCGCCATGAAACTGGCCGAGGTGTTCGCGTGGACGGTGGACTTCTACCGCATCCAGAAGGACGAGAAGTTCACCATCGTGTACAACGAACGCTCGGTGGACGGCGAGCGCTACGGCGAACCGGAAGTGGTGGGCGTGCGCTACACCACCACCGACGGCAGCAAGGAGGCCATACTCTTCGCCGCCGACAGCTCCAACTCGTTCTTCGACAAGGACGGCAACAGCCTGCGCAAGGCCTTCCTGAAGGCTCCGTTGAAGTACAGCCGAATGAGCTCGGGCTTCAGCCAGCGCCGGTTCCATCCGGTGCAGAAACGTTTCAAGCCGCACCTCGGCACCGACTACGCCGCACCCTACGGCACACCCATCCTCAGCGTGGGCGATGGCACCGTGGAGAAGACCGGCTACACGGCCGGTAACGGCAACTTCGTGAAGATCCGCCACAACGGCACGTACAGTACCCAGTACCTGCACATGCGCAAGATCCTGGTGCGCCAGGGCCAGCATGTGCAGCAAGGCGACGTTATTGGTGAAGTGGGCAGCACGGGACTGGCCAGCGGCCCGCACGTGTGCTTCCGTTTCTGGAAGAACGGCGAGCAAGTGGACCACCGAAAGGAGGAACTGCCCAAGGCCGAGCCCGTGGCCAATGAAGACCGCCCGCGCTTCAATGCGGTGCGCGACGAGATGCTCGCAAAGCTTGATGAGGCAGAGCGCGCAGCCAGCGGTAGGAAGCCCGTGGAATTCTGA